CCCATAGAACCAGCTCTGTCTTCTACTTTTGCCCCCATAGGACCAAAATCATTTTCTGGTTCTATAGGACCATTCTCCAAAAAAGTAAAATCCCTAGTATTCACCGAGAGGTTCGCGGTTATAGCAGAATTAAATACTGGAAGAGTTTTTAAAAACTCCTCAAAATTAAAATCGCGAAGTTGATCTTTATGAGAAATAATTAAAAGATCAAATTCCTCATTCTTAAGGAATTTATAATCTTCTTTCTTTGTTTGTAGAGGATTAACCACGAGTATTTTAAAAAATGACGAACTTGAAATCTCTATAGCTCTCTCAATCCCCACTTTTTCAATACTATCTTCCGTTTCACGAAGACCAGCAGTATCAACCAATCTAAAAGTATTCCCTTGAAGGGTTAAGTACTCTGATACGTAATCTCTAGTTGTTCCTGCTTGATCAGAGACAATAGATCTATCGCTTGCAAGCAAGAGATTAAATAAAGAGCTCTTTCCCGCATTCGTTTGGCCAATAAGAGAAATGGATGGATTAACTAAATCACTCTTATCTGACTGCACTCTTCGCCACAGTTGAGAAACTCTATTCTTAAAATCAGAGAGAGACTCATTTAAGAGAATGCTACACTGCTCTTCACCTACATCCTCAGAAAAATCAATACTGATTTCGACTGATGACTTAAGCTTTAAAAATGAACCATGCAAATCCATATATTGCTTATGAAGATCTCCAGATAAAACTTGAAGACCTTGATCCAGCATAAAAGAAGAGCTCGCATTAAGAAGCAAATCAAGACCCTCTACCTGAGAGAGAGTTAACTTCCTATTCTTAAGTGCTCTATAGGAAAACTCCCCTTCTTTAGCGGCCCTTAATAATCCGCTACTAGTGAAAAGCTTAATAATTCTTTGAATATTAATTTGGTTTCCATGAACACCAAGCTCAAGAATATTTTCTCCATTATAACTATTGGGTGCTGGAAAATAGGTAAGAACAACCTCATCAATAACAACTTCATTATCTAAGAGAGAACTAAAATGACTATAGCGAGGTTTAGTATTTTTTAAATTAAATTTGAAGAAACTTTGAAAAGCTTTAATATCATCAAAGCCCGATATACGAATAAGGCCTATAGCACTATTAGTCTGTAATCCAGAACTGCATGCAATAATAGGCCTATCATCATATAAGTGAAGCATAATTAATCAGTTAATTTATAAACTAATAATTGCTGACCAACACCATATATAGTCGATGTGAAAATATATAGATTAAGACCGGCCGGTAAATCTTTCATAATAAAACCAAAAACTAATGGCATAATCATCATCACTTTCTTCTGAGTAGGATCAGCTGTAGGAGAAGGATTTAAACGAGTTTGCAAGGCCATAGCAAGCGCCATTAAAACTGGTAGTACATAGTATGGATCTTTAATTGAAAGATCGTGAATCCATCCAAAAAATGGTGAACCTACAAACTCTTCAGCATTATAAAGAACCTGATAGAATGCAAAGAAAATTGGCATCTGAGCGATAAGTGGCAAGCATCCACCTAGCGGGTTTGCACCGGCTTTCTTAAATGCCTCCATTGTTTCTTTTTGCATTCTCTGCGGATCGTCTTTAAACTTTTCTTTAAGCTTAGTTAATTCAGGCTGAATCTTCTGCATCTTCTTCATAGACTTAAAAGACTTAAACTGAAGAGGAAACATAATCGTTCTAATAATCAAAGTTAGGATAATAATGGCCAGACCATAGTTTGGAACATAGTCGTGAACAAATTGTAATCCTCTTAAAATTGGAACAGAAATAATTCCAAAGAATCCAAAATCAATAGAGAGATCTAATTTATCACCAAGCTTAGCCAGTAAATCGTAATTCTTTTTAGAAAATACAATAGAGCCTTCCATTGCTTGCATTTCATTGACAAAAGTAGATCTAAACTCCCCTGATTCAAATGCGTTTAATCTAGCTGCAATTGGATCTTTAAAAGTCATAGCAAATAAGTGAAAGTTAAAATCGATAGCAATCCATCTCATTTTTCCATCATCTTCATCACTATCACCTGCCTTCATATGCTGAAGTTTTTGTGTGTAGTAACTAAATTGTCTTATCTGTCTATTCTCTTCCTCTCTCTCAGAAGAAGTTAAAACAACTCTATATCTAT
The sequence above is a segment of the Halobacteriovorax sp. JY17 genome. Coding sequences within it:
- a CDS encoding GTPase, whose translation is MLHLYDDRPIIACSSGLQTNSAIGLIRISGFDDIKAFQSFFKFNLKNTKPRYSHFSSLLDNEVVIDEVVLTYFPAPNSYNGENILELGVHGNQINIQRIIKLFTSSGLLRAAKEGEFSYRALKNRKLTLSQVEGLDLLLNASSSFMLDQGLQVLSGDLHKQYMDLHGSFLKLKSSVEISIDFSEDVGEEQCSILLNESLSDFKNRVSQLWRRVQSDKSDLVNPSISLIGQTNAGKSSLFNLLLASDRSIVSDQAGTTRDYVSEYLTLQGNTFRLVDTAGLRETEDSIEKVGIERAIEISSSSFFKILVVNPLQTKKEDYKFLKNEEFDLLIISHKDQLRDFNFEEFLKTLPVFNSAITANLSVNTRDFTFLENGPIEPENDFGPMGAKVEDRAGSMGAVNLIKNGPIEPLEAVIEKLVISKFNSLCQDNPLLVSRHRECVNNIYLSMLQFQELTNDEVDIAIISSELNILEAKVSELLGIISPDDVLNNIFSNFCIGK
- the yidC gene encoding membrane protein insertase YidC; this translates as MNNDQKRMFLAVVLSGLVLFGWQTYFAPQQPAVVEADATKQIAEKAIEKNAANTAKLGTEVVKKNDVVSTSVEAFTLSNNGHSVTVNSDLSIQDFVNPGAAFDFFATTGVEKPFAVQIGSGASFASKNFTFNQVSPSHIQGSNSELGIDVDFEMNDMGKVSYKIGSKTAYRYRVVLTSSEREEENRQIRQFSYYTQKLQHMKAGDSDEDDGKMRWIAIDFNFHLFAMTFKDPIAARLNAFESGEFRSTFVNEMQAMEGSIVFSKKNYDLLAKLGDKLDLSIDFGFFGIISVPILRGLQFVHDYVPNYGLAIIILTLIIRTIMFPLQFKSFKSMKKMQKIQPELTKLKEKFKDDPQRMQKETMEAFKKAGANPLGGCLPLIAQMPIFFAFYQVLYNAEEFVGSPFFGWIHDLSIKDPYYVLPVLMALAMALQTRLNPSPTADPTQKKVMMIMPLVFGFIMKDLPAGLNLYIFTSTIYGVGQQLLVYKLTD